The region CCTCAAACAACTCCTCCGGCACTTCCACATTCAGGCTAATTCTCGACGCCATAGCCGCCATCGATTGCTCACTCATCTCCACTTCCCCAATTTAAAACTAGACAGCAAAACACAGCCCCCGCCAGCGGTTCAGACAGGCTGGATCCCTTGCTGGCAGGGAACTTGAAGCCTGAAAACGAGCTGGAACAGAAGCGCTGTGTAAGCCGGTCGCACCATTGTCACCAGAGGGCCGGGGGATGTCAATCTTGCCAACCACCCCCCGATCCGCTAGCCTCCCGGTCTAGCAAACGAGGCTTCAAGGGTTTCAGCGATCCCCACCGGAGCTATCTGTAGCCCTCGCTACACAGACGTTCTGGTGTACCTGTGGACAACCCCAATGTCTAGATCTGGGCTCAGCTCCCATCCTCTCGTTGCCACCTGGGGAAAACTCAGCTAAAACTGGGGAAAACCCTGGGGAAAACTTCGGGGGAAAAGAAAGAAAATATAAAATCCAGGCGGGGGTCAAATTTCTCAGAGTTTTCTCAGAGTCTCTGCCCTCGGGAGCCACGGCTGCCCACCTGAACCGTGCCGGGCTGGCAGAGTATTGCCGCCCAGCGCCTTGCCTTTCGGTCAGCCTTCGTCGTCGGGCGATCGGTCGAGGGCATCGACAGATCCGTCTAGGTCATGGCGTAGATGGTTGAGGCTCTGCCTTTGGTGGCGGCGCGACGGGCGGCGATATTTCTTGGCCTGAAGCCTTGGTTCTTGGCGCTCCTGCCCCTGCCCTCCAATTCTTCGCTTGAGAGATGCGTCGGGATCGCGCTGGCGCTGGAGCGTCTCCTGATGCTCCAGCGCCTCGTCTAGCAGGGCGAGGTAAAAGTCGTAGCGGGGCCAGTGGGGGTCTACGGCGCAGCCCGGTGCCCCCCGGTGGAGGCAGTCGTTGAACTGGCAGGTATGCTGGGCTAGGCGCTGCCTAATTTCTGGAAAGCACTGGCCCAGGGCTAGCGGAGTTAAGGCGAGATCGGGCTGGTTGAACCCTGGGGTATCGGCCAAAACACCGCCCCCCGGCAGCTCAAATAGTTCCACATGGCGGGTGGTGTGACGACCGCGCCCAAGCTTGCCCGACACCGTCCCGGTTCTCAGGCTGGCCTGGGGAATGAGCCTGTTAATCAGGCTAGATTTACCTACCCCTGAGGGTCCCGAGACGATGGTTGTATGGCCCTGGAGCAGCGGCAGCAGCGTTGTTAGCCGGTCACCCTGCCGCATGCTCACAACCGTCGTAGGGTAGCCCCACTGGCTGAGTTGATCCTGCCAGTGGCGACGGGTGTCAGCGCTCACCAGATC is a window of Nodosilinea sp. PGN35 DNA encoding:
- the rsgA gene encoding small ribosomal subunit biogenesis GTPase RsgA; this translates as MVTSSSDSAAPQGPEIGRWGLVVATQANYYRVSLDADSPLPGDGLRGQPLLCTRRARLKKTGQQVMVGDRVRVEAIDWADGRGAIAAVAPRQTVLERPPVANADQILLVFALAEPDLDPQQLGRFLVKAESTGMSVRLCLNKQDLVSADTRRHWQDQLSQWGYPTTVVSMRQGDRLTTLLPLLQGHTTIVSGPSGVGKSSLINRLIPQASLRTGTVSGKLGRGRHTTRHVELFELPGGGVLADTPGFNQPDLALTPLALGQCFPEIRQRLAQHTCQFNDCLHRGAPGCAVDPHWPRYDFYLALLDEALEHQETLQRQRDPDASLKRRIGGQGQERQEPRLQAKKYRRPSRRHQRQSLNHLRHDLDGSVDALDRSPDDEG